A genomic segment from Thermoplasmataceae archaeon encodes:
- a CDS encoding methylated-DNA--[protein]-cysteine S-methyltransferase, producing MLKKKMTMDKPSFNPIVGLSANVLAEPPKGQLDKPILANLRTGIYYYPDCRLIRPQKTRAVAFGNVEEAESAGFRLCGHCRTQETKRLEKMNTVSVICNYLKENYREKITLGSLSGTFGMSSHRIHSVFMSTVGVSPRKYVEEYRITKLKERLSSGQPVSSAIYAVGHNSTSWIYTDSRSMLGMTPSKYRNGSKGESILYVTGHTDFGEMIVAYTDHGICGVTLVDSEEMIMGYLRKEFPKAIITRSDDTNNYISGILDYLKGKVVDVPLDFHGTDFQLKVWGAIRRIPHGTTVTYSDVADMIGKPKAVRAVANACASNPVPLIVPCHRVIRKGGNLGGYGLGLERKRQLLELENETRTNGSLDD from the coding sequence ATGTTGAAAAAGAAAATGACAATGGATAAACCTTCGTTTAACCCCATCGTTGGGTTAAGCGCCAATGTACTTGCTGAGCCCCCGAAAGGGCAATTGGATAAACCTATCCTGGCGAACCTTAGAACGGGTATATACTACTATCCTGATTGCAGACTTATTAGGCCGCAGAAAACTCGTGCTGTTGCATTCGGCAATGTGGAAGAAGCGGAAAGTGCTGGATTCAGGCTGTGCGGTCACTGTAGGACTCAGGAAACGAAAAGGCTTGAGAAGATGAATACTGTGAGCGTAATATGCAATTATCTGAAAGAAAATTATCGAGAAAAGATAACACTCGGTTCACTCTCAGGTACGTTCGGTATGAGTTCGCATCGCATACATTCCGTTTTCATGAGCACTGTTGGGGTTTCTCCGAGGAAATATGTTGAAGAGTACAGGATAACAAAACTAAAGGAGAGACTCAGTTCAGGGCAGCCCGTTTCATCCGCCATTTATGCAGTTGGCCATAATTCTACGAGCTGGATATACACAGATTCCAGATCAATGCTTGGCATGACCCCTTCAAAGTACAGAAACGGGAGCAAGGGAGAAAGCATCCTTTACGTCACTGGCCATACAGATTTCGGAGAGATGATCGTGGCATATACCGATCATGGGATTTGCGGAGTAACCCTTGTAGACTCAGAGGAAATGATAATGGGATACCTCAGGAAGGAATTTCCAAAAGCAATTATTACCCGTTCCGATGATACCAATAATTACATAAGTGGGATACTTGACTACCTGAAGGGTAAGGTGGTAGATGTCCCGCTGGATTTTCATGGGACTGATTTCCAATTGAAGGTATGGGGTGCCATAAGAAGAATACCTCACGGAACAACAGTAACGTACAGCGATGTAGCAGACATGATTGGAAAGCCAAAGGCGGTTCGTGCGGTGGCAAACGCCTGTGCCAGTAATCCGGTGCCGCTCATTGTCCCGTGCCACAGGGTTATCAGGAAAGGCGGAAATCTGGGAGGTTACGGCCTTGGTCTTGAAAGGAAAAGACAGTTGCTTGAACTGGAAAATGAAACTAGAACCAACGGTAGCTTAGATGACTGA
- a CDS encoding MFS transporter produces the protein MNRGVRALAFTSLAHFANDGTAFIFPVLIVFYTKYANVPITILGALAIVYEIISGVLSTRVGAKADAGDRDGLLIATGIFILAGSVLSFAISFIFLPALYEFMFIGTAMLGIGQAFYHPIGATVLSQSFEKSRSPFALGINGAIASSGRAVMPSILVFTFAFIVRGGGLGIISAYMFAAAIAIYFGLRFFHRPAKDASASKMSFRHGGGIEKYWRFLILLTIIVFIRSMFMLGVQTFSPDYLTNVLNSESLMGILLTASLFTSVLGQPLFGYLTSIRGGKFTITITSVFSLVGFFIFLITDSFPIIFFGYALFTFMAFTGFPVLLGYVGQMIPSEFSTRSNSMVWGIGNTIGGAAGIAVYTGLYPFIGYADSMWVMFVFALVSVLMIPLLPSRNITVKVYKSGNDK, from the coding sequence ATGAACCGGGGAGTAAGGGCATTAGCTTTCACATCGCTTGCACATTTCGCAAATGATGGGACCGCATTCATATTTCCCGTTCTGATTGTATTCTACACAAAGTATGCAAACGTACCAATAACGATTCTCGGAGCTTTGGCCATTGTCTATGAGATTATATCCGGGGTCCTCAGTACAAGAGTTGGAGCAAAAGCAGACGCTGGTGACAGGGATGGCTTGCTAATAGCAACTGGGATCTTTATACTTGCTGGATCAGTCCTTTCATTTGCGATTTCTTTCATTTTCTTGCCAGCTCTTTACGAGTTTATGTTTATTGGTACTGCAATGCTGGGAATTGGCCAGGCTTTTTACCATCCGATTGGCGCGACAGTCCTGTCACAGTCTTTTGAAAAAAGTAGATCACCGTTTGCCTTGGGGATTAACGGAGCTATCGCGAGCTCCGGGAGGGCTGTTATGCCATCTATCCTGGTATTCACCTTTGCGTTTATTGTCCGTGGGGGCGGTCTTGGAATAATATCTGCGTATATGTTTGCCGCCGCAATTGCCATATACTTTGGGCTGAGATTCTTTCACAGACCCGCGAAGGATGCTTCCGCTTCAAAAATGTCATTCAGACACGGAGGAGGGATTGAAAAGTACTGGAGATTTCTTATATTACTCACAATAATAGTGTTCATACGTTCTATGTTCATGCTGGGGGTCCAGACTTTTTCCCCGGACTACCTGACGAATGTGTTGAATTCAGAGAGTTTAATGGGCATTCTTCTGACAGCAAGCCTTTTCACTTCCGTACTGGGACAACCGTTATTCGGTTACCTTACGTCGATCAGAGGTGGAAAATTCACCATAACCATTACTTCGGTCTTTTCTCTTGTTGGATTCTTCATCTTCCTTATTACCGATAGTTTCCCCATCATTTTCTTCGGATATGCGTTATTCACATTTATGGCTTTTACCGGTTTTCCTGTCCTTCTTGGATATGTTGGGCAGATGATACCCTCGGAATTTTCCACCAGATCAAATTCAATGGTGTGGGGAATAGGCAACACTATCGGGGGCGCTGCAGGAATCGCCGTATATACCGGCCTGTACCCATTCATTGGATACGCGGACTCCATGTGGGTTATGTTCGTTTTCGCCCTCGTATCTGTCCTGATGATACCTTTGTTGCCAAGCCGCAATATTACGGTTAAAGTTTACAAGTCTGGAAATGATAAATGA
- a CDS encoding single-stranded DNA-binding protein: MEGTTKIKDLTPSSRRVNVLAKVVSVGEPKSIQTRFGEEKSVTEVIIADETGKIILSLWGDQAAQATDGATLYIDNGYVSLVRGHMRLNVGKYGTLSEGTEEVPSTNEELDMSEKEYENQFRGGGGFRGGNSGGSYRRYGSGGGRGGFGGGRDRRDSNNNED, translated from the coding sequence ATGGAAGGAACTACCAAAATAAAAGACCTTACACCTTCTTCAAGGCGTGTAAACGTTCTTGCTAAGGTTGTATCAGTGGGCGAGCCAAAGTCGATCCAGACAAGATTCGGAGAGGAAAAATCAGTCACGGAAGTAATCATTGCCGATGAAACCGGAAAGATCATACTTTCACTGTGGGGAGACCAGGCAGCTCAGGCTACCGATGGAGCAACACTCTACATTGACAATGGATACGTTTCCCTTGTCAGAGGTCATATGAGACTCAATGTAGGCAAATACGGCACTCTGAGCGAGGGCACCGAAGAGGTCCCCAGCACAAACGAAGAACTCGACATGAGCGAGAAAGAATACGAAAACCAGTTCAGGGGTGGCGGCGGCTTTAGAGGCGGCAACTCCGGTGGTTCTTACCGCAGATACGGAAGCGGCGGCGGAAGAGGCGGCTTCGGTGGCGGTAGGGACAGAAGAGATTCAAACAACAATGAGGATTAA
- a CDS encoding ATP-dependent DNA ligase, whose translation MKFSIVCDTFEKLSKTTKRLELSSILVDLLKLAGSDLKTLTYLLQGRIAPDYEGIETGVSAKIMIKALSAVSGIPDVELESRLIKEGDFGDLVESALSGKRQSALLSEDLTVRSVHESLLSLSEAKGSGSLNTRINILMHLFINGSPTESKYISRIVEGKLRLGIADSTIIDALTLAFANKEDQEDVDTAYNFHPDIGYIAELLRDGFMDKIRKTGPQPMIPFKVMLAERLPDINAILGKMVEGAAFEYKYDGLRTQIHKKGSQIKIFSRGNEEVTDQYPDVKMAIIDTFSCDTCILDGETVPYNPETGELYPFQFVSQRRGRKYDLKEKQNEIPLTVFLFDILYLDGKELNGIPYLQRRKILGGIFKENQAIKLAKQLISADESKIKAFFESSIEDGCEGVVAKSLAENSIYRAGARGWLWIKLKKDYQAQLSDTIDLVVVGAFGGQGRRRGKYGALLMAAYNQDNDTFETVCKLGSGFTDEFLSSMPSWISEWIVPEKPARVVSKVTPDVWINPGIVMEIIGAEITVSPVHTCALDLVEKDSGLAIRFPRFSGNMRQDKKPEDATTSNEILEMFHSQKKSLLE comes from the coding sequence GTGAAATTTTCCATAGTATGTGACACCTTTGAAAAACTCTCAAAGACAACCAAGAGGCTTGAACTCAGTTCTATTCTTGTTGATCTTCTAAAACTAGCGGGAAGTGATCTGAAGACACTCACATATCTGCTCCAGGGGAGGATCGCGCCGGATTATGAAGGGATCGAAACAGGCGTTTCGGCAAAGATCATGATCAAGGCACTTTCTGCTGTTTCTGGCATTCCGGATGTTGAACTTGAGTCCAGGCTTATAAAGGAGGGTGACTTCGGTGACCTGGTAGAGTCGGCACTGTCTGGAAAAAGACAATCGGCCCTTCTGTCCGAGGACCTGACGGTCAGATCTGTCCATGAATCTCTGCTGAGCTTATCTGAAGCGAAGGGTTCAGGGAGCCTTAACACGAGAATAAACATACTGATGCATCTGTTTATCAATGGATCACCAACGGAATCTAAATACATTTCCAGGATCGTTGAGGGAAAATTGAGGCTTGGGATAGCCGACTCTACCATCATAGATGCACTTACGCTTGCATTCGCCAATAAGGAAGATCAGGAAGATGTGGATACAGCCTACAATTTCCACCCTGACATAGGCTACATTGCTGAACTGCTAAGAGACGGGTTTATGGATAAAATACGCAAAACTGGCCCGCAGCCAATGATACCTTTCAAGGTTATGCTTGCGGAAAGGCTTCCAGACATAAATGCAATACTTGGTAAGATGGTGGAAGGCGCAGCATTCGAGTACAAGTATGACGGCCTGAGAACGCAGATCCACAAGAAAGGTTCGCAGATAAAGATCTTTTCAAGGGGTAATGAAGAGGTTACAGACCAGTACCCAGACGTAAAAATGGCAATTATAGATACATTTTCCTGCGATACCTGCATTCTGGATGGAGAAACAGTTCCTTACAACCCAGAGACAGGCGAACTCTATCCGTTCCAGTTTGTGTCGCAGAGAAGGGGCAGGAAATACGATCTCAAGGAGAAGCAGAACGAGATACCGCTCACAGTTTTCCTGTTTGACATCCTATATCTTGATGGAAAGGAGCTCAACGGCATTCCATATCTGCAGAGGAGAAAGATCCTTGGGGGCATTTTTAAGGAAAACCAGGCCATAAAATTAGCGAAGCAGCTGATCTCTGCTGACGAAAGCAAGATCAAGGCATTCTTCGAATCGTCTATAGAAGATGGTTGTGAGGGCGTGGTCGCCAAGAGTCTTGCTGAAAACTCGATTTATAGGGCAGGAGCACGAGGGTGGTTGTGGATAAAATTGAAAAAGGATTATCAGGCACAGCTATCAGATACCATTGACCTTGTGGTCGTAGGGGCTTTTGGAGGCCAGGGCCGAAGAAGGGGAAAATACGGTGCGCTACTTATGGCGGCGTACAATCAGGACAACGACACCTTTGAGACTGTGTGTAAACTTGGTTCGGGGTTCACTGACGAATTCCTCTCATCCATGCCAAGTTGGATCTCAGAGTGGATAGTGCCGGAAAAACCTGCAAGAGTAGTATCAAAGGTGACTCCCGACGTCTGGATCAACCCAGGTATCGTTATGGAGATCATTGGCGCTGAGATCACGGTCAGCCCGGTTCATACATGCGCTCTAGATCTTGTGGAAAAGGATTCTGGCTTGGCAATACGCTTCCCAAGGTTCAGCGGAAATATGCGCCAGGACAAAAAACCCGAAGATGCCACTACAAGCAATGAAATTCTTGAGATGTTTCACAGCCAGAAAAAATCACTCCTGGAATGA
- a CDS encoding NAD(P)/FAD-dependent oxidoreductase, translating to MINVAGLGMAGSYLMRRLRQEGLEARGFDPKRPDFYIPCGYATNLNRLKSFATRAGIDPENYVLYESKGVTFSGNNFEPVTFPARGIGTFDKNQMEKDMVAGLEIYREPLRISNNAITVDATGISRSLLGKHNGDEQMYAVEYVTDKAMHEDFYFHFFARGVGYYWEFPLGEHYHVGAGAVSREIVMESLKGIKGRRVTGRKIRMKPLLDIVSSGNIIGVGESIGLVSPITGEGILPALESAEILVQCLKRYDDLESVKQEFKKKVSEKFNYYYGLHELVSAVQHGEKLGLKSLKWANSARKDLVGFGIGFSVMKVIRHFL from the coding sequence ATGATAAATGTTGCTGGCCTGGGTATGGCCGGGTCTTACCTCATGAGAAGATTGAGGCAAGAAGGGTTGGAAGCAAGGGGATTTGACCCGAAACGACCGGACTTCTATATACCCTGCGGCTATGCAACAAACCTCAACAGGCTGAAATCCTTCGCGACCAGAGCGGGGATAGACCCTGAGAATTACGTACTGTATGAATCTAAAGGCGTAACATTTTCCGGAAACAATTTCGAACCGGTTACTTTTCCTGCTCGTGGCATCGGGACATTCGACAAAAATCAAATGGAAAAAGATATGGTAGCTGGTCTTGAAATATACCGTGAACCATTGAGGATAAGTAACAATGCCATCACAGTGGACGCAACAGGGATATCGCGATCACTCCTGGGGAAGCATAATGGCGACGAGCAGATGTATGCCGTTGAATATGTTACAGATAAAGCAATGCACGAGGATTTCTACTTCCATTTCTTTGCGAGGGGTGTTGGCTACTATTGGGAATTTCCTCTTGGCGAGCATTATCACGTGGGAGCGGGAGCAGTATCTAGGGAAATCGTAATGGAATCGTTGAAGGGGATAAAAGGGAGGAGGGTAACGGGGAGGAAAATCAGAATGAAGCCCCTCCTCGACATTGTTTCCTCTGGAAATATTATAGGAGTAGGAGAATCCATTGGCCTGGTATCGCCAATAACTGGAGAAGGCATCCTTCCCGCCCTGGAGTCGGCTGAGATACTTGTACAATGCCTCAAAAGATACGATGACCTGGAAAGCGTAAAACAAGAATTCAAAAAGAAAGTGAGTGAAAAATTCAACTATTATTATGGATTGCACGAGTTGGTCTCAGCCGTCCAGCACGGGGAAAAACTTGGCCTGAAGAGCCTTAAGTGGGCAAACAGTGCGCGGAAAGACTTGGTTGGCTTCGGGATCGGTTTTTCCGTGATGAAGGTTATCAGGCACTTTCTCTGA
- a CDS encoding bifunctional aldolase/short-chain dehydrogenase encodes MQTGRSEPEALEELVNYSRRLGSKNELVLHGGGNTSAKMVILDHAGRSLKALYVKGSGSDLATIGKEGFSRLKLEDLLAAGKLGDMADEAMVDYLRKSLLDPDDPFPSVESFLHAFIPHKFVFHSHADSVLSITNTDLSPEQVREILGNVIVLPYIPSGFKLAKEVLSVVEQISQETDGIVLMKHGLFTFSDSAEEAWNNHIKIIAAADRFIKGKVKERFHRSFDQVSWAQVRNVIPVIRGALSPQERKVLNIDSTGIALDIALSQEGEQLATRGPATPDMLVRTKQDFLYLPSLDGVKERIDQFAARYREESSKYVSGRSIHDPYPSVIVIRGFGIIAAGINNQEAAIIHDFAVHSYIVSANASRIGNPEFVSKEDSYHMEYWPLQEAKLKKSPRKKYEGSISIVTGAANGIGLESFKKLSENGSVVIACDVDKKMPEVAAEVSRETGTASLPVILDLSKEEAIRSMFDTVIRTFGGVDVVFNNAGILKSDRIEDIKLEDLDLHYAVISRASFIMTQEAMRIMKTQGLGGNLVYNITKNLTHPGVGMASYGSSKAFAAQVCHYAAKEGGPYGIRANIINPDKIFKGSKIWENGVLEARAKAKGQTVEEYKTQNLLRREVLPEHVANVLLALIDEDVFGATTDAMIPVDGGVI; translated from the coding sequence ATGCAAACGGGTAGGTCTGAACCGGAGGCTTTAGAGGAACTGGTCAATTATTCCAGAAGATTAGGATCGAAGAACGAGTTAGTACTGCACGGGGGAGGAAATACATCCGCAAAGATGGTCATACTGGATCATGCTGGCAGAAGCTTGAAAGCATTGTATGTAAAAGGCAGTGGTTCCGATCTCGCTACGATTGGCAAGGAAGGCTTTTCCCGCCTGAAGCTTGAGGATCTCCTCGCAGCAGGGAAACTTGGCGACATGGCCGACGAAGCCATGGTGGATTACCTGCGGAAGAGCTTGCTGGATCCTGATGATCCTTTTCCATCAGTGGAGTCATTCTTGCACGCCTTCATTCCACATAAATTCGTGTTTCATTCACATGCGGATTCTGTTCTATCAATCACAAACACGGATCTGTCCCCTGAACAGGTTAGGGAGATATTGGGAAATGTCATTGTGCTTCCATACATCCCCTCTGGGTTTAAGCTTGCAAAGGAAGTATTATCTGTTGTGGAGCAGATCAGCCAGGAAACTGACGGTATTGTGCTAATGAAACACGGGTTGTTCACATTCTCTGACTCTGCAGAGGAAGCGTGGAATAATCACATCAAGATAATCGCCGCTGCAGACCGGTTCATTAAAGGAAAGGTAAAAGAGAGGTTTCATAGATCATTTGACCAGGTCTCGTGGGCGCAGGTTCGGAACGTAATTCCTGTAATAAGGGGCGCTTTATCACCGCAGGAAAGGAAAGTGCTTAACATAGATTCAACCGGGATAGCACTGGATATTGCTCTATCTCAGGAAGGTGAGCAATTGGCCACCAGAGGCCCAGCTACGCCGGACATGCTAGTAAGAACAAAGCAAGATTTCCTGTACCTTCCGTCGCTGGATGGAGTGAAGGAAAGAATAGATCAGTTCGCAGCCAGATACAGGGAAGAATCATCAAAATATGTTTCGGGAAGATCGATTCACGATCCATACCCGTCGGTAATCGTAATCCGCGGTTTCGGAATAATAGCCGCTGGGATAAATAATCAGGAAGCAGCGATAATCCACGATTTTGCCGTACACAGTTACATCGTTAGCGCCAACGCATCCAGGATTGGAAATCCCGAATTCGTGTCCAAAGAGGATTCGTACCATATGGAATACTGGCCGCTACAGGAAGCAAAACTAAAAAAGTCACCCCGTAAAAAATATGAAGGAAGCATATCAATAGTGACCGGTGCGGCAAACGGAATCGGACTGGAGTCCTTCAAAAAATTATCCGAGAACGGATCGGTAGTTATTGCATGCGATGTGGACAAGAAGATGCCAGAGGTTGCTGCAGAGGTATCAAGAGAAACGGGGACAGCGAGCCTTCCAGTGATTCTTGATCTTTCCAAGGAGGAGGCAATAAGATCGATGTTTGATACCGTGATCAGGACATTTGGCGGTGTGGACGTTGTCTTCAATAATGCAGGGATCCTCAAAAGTGACAGAATCGAGGATATAAAGCTGGAAGATCTGGATTTGCATTACGCAGTTATTTCAAGGGCAAGCTTCATAATGACACAGGAGGCTATGAGGATCATGAAGACACAGGGCCTTGGGGGAAACCTTGTCTACAACATAACCAAGAATCTTACGCATCCAGGAGTTGGTATGGCATCTTATGGCTCCTCCAAGGCATTTGCCGCTCAAGTTTGTCATTATGCGGCGAAAGAGGGAGGCCCATATGGAATCAGGGCAAATATAATCAATCCTGACAAGATCTTCAAGGGATCAAAGATATGGGAGAATGGGGTCCTAGAGGCACGCGCAAAGGCAAAGGGACAAACCGTTGAAGAATACAAGACACAGAACCTTCTCAGGAGAGAAGTTCTGCCGGAACACGTAGCAAATGTTCTTCTTGCGCTTATAGACGAGGATGTGTTTGGAGCGACCACGGACGCCATGATACCCGTAGATGGTGGCGTGATATAG
- the leuS gene encoding leucine--tRNA ligase, producing MDHETEKKWQEAWSSARIFEPAVDPNRKKFLITVPWPYTNGSLHVGHGRTYTLGDVVARYKRITGFNVLFPMGFHQSGTPILALASRLRNGDLKAINQVAKDIQSYETGERAKQILQSMSDPKKIADYFSNATVKDFTSMGYSIDWTRKFTSADNFYQDFVRWQFGKLNELGLITKGKYPILFSPAENNAVGEDDISDGDTDKVAIEEFTAVKFRSGKFTLLAASVRPETVFGITNLWINGTAKYMLFTLGEQELVASSEACRKLDLQHDGVKIVREVPKEEILSQVYINPINGEHLSVYEAGFVESTNGTGVVYSVPGHSIIDYAEVMNQGIAVTPRIIITVPDPEKSVISRAATVNLSDPVRLKEINVELYREEYYNGVMNSDLPIIGGEPVIAAREKIRGTLTKKGDALIFYETSRQAETRTGDQVLVAVLKDQWFIDYSPEWLKAKAHELTGKMTFIPDHYKSSMQETIDWLRQRPCARMRGLGTRLPMDERWVIESLSDSTIYPAVYTNSRYLRALKIDLGTIDREIMEYIFGNGAMPDQDKYSPEAMDSIVNARKEMDYWYGVDVRLTSYPHLTNHLAFYIMNHAALFTGKKLPSSLIISGIITADGRKMSKSKGIGESLLVVSKKYSADIYRLYVTVGADFSSTLDWNEGDVNALKKRYDNFIQILESYSRSEGRINSAEKWFVSSFYIHLRSYIENMEKYNIRSAFVSIFYEVINDLRRCESRGGRINVVLGEVLRDWLIALSPAIPHTAEEYWHRFIQDSFVSSEKLNMSFKDRIDSSVIEEDEYVQKLIDDTRSIMSITKINPETILITVAGNEIRKVTEIMIRGDYSILSKPQKAMISDFNRNRKGISVRGLDEKTTIESNIEYLQAILNARVIVKVSDEPVNGKVPWPGRPIITLSQ from the coding sequence TTGGATCATGAGACAGAAAAAAAGTGGCAGGAAGCCTGGTCCAGTGCCAGGATATTTGAACCAGCCGTCGATCCTAACAGGAAAAAATTTCTGATTACTGTTCCATGGCCATATACAAATGGGTCACTACATGTAGGGCACGGTAGAACTTACACTCTTGGCGATGTAGTAGCCCGTTATAAGCGAATTACGGGATTTAACGTTCTTTTTCCAATGGGATTTCACCAGAGTGGTACTCCAATCCTTGCGCTGGCCAGTCGCCTCAGAAATGGAGACTTGAAGGCCATAAATCAGGTTGCCAAGGATATCCAGTCATACGAGACTGGGGAAAGAGCTAAACAGATACTGCAGTCCATGTCGGATCCGAAGAAAATTGCAGACTATTTCTCAAATGCGACAGTGAAGGATTTCACATCCATGGGTTATTCAATAGACTGGACAAGAAAATTCACTTCCGCTGATAATTTCTACCAGGATTTTGTCAGGTGGCAGTTCGGCAAGCTGAACGAACTTGGCCTAATTACGAAAGGAAAATACCCCATTCTTTTTAGCCCAGCAGAGAACAATGCTGTGGGAGAAGACGATATTAGCGATGGGGACACGGACAAAGTCGCAATTGAAGAATTCACTGCTGTGAAATTCCGTTCTGGCAAATTCACGCTTCTTGCGGCATCCGTCAGGCCGGAAACCGTATTCGGAATCACCAATCTCTGGATAAACGGCACTGCAAAATACATGCTCTTCACGCTTGGAGAACAAGAACTCGTGGCATCATCAGAAGCATGCAGAAAACTTGACCTGCAGCACGACGGTGTTAAGATTGTCCGTGAAGTTCCGAAAGAGGAGATCCTGTCACAGGTTTACATTAATCCAATAAACGGCGAACACCTGAGTGTTTACGAAGCGGGGTTTGTAGAATCGACCAACGGCACAGGCGTTGTATATTCAGTTCCAGGGCACTCCATTATAGACTACGCAGAGGTGATGAACCAGGGGATCGCAGTGACTCCAAGGATTATAATCACTGTCCCAGACCCAGAAAAAAGCGTAATCAGCAGGGCTGCTACGGTGAACCTTTCCGATCCTGTAAGGCTGAAGGAGATAAACGTGGAATTGTACCGGGAGGAGTATTACAACGGCGTTATGAATTCTGACTTGCCCATAATCGGCGGAGAGCCTGTAATTGCTGCGAGGGAAAAGATTCGAGGCACGCTTACGAAAAAGGGGGATGCGCTGATATTTTACGAAACTTCCAGACAGGCTGAGACGAGGACAGGTGACCAGGTGCTGGTAGCTGTCTTGAAGGATCAGTGGTTTATAGATTATTCACCGGAGTGGCTCAAGGCAAAGGCACATGAGCTTACTGGAAAGATGACATTCATTCCCGATCATTACAAGAGTTCAATGCAGGAGACAATAGACTGGTTGAGGCAGAGGCCATGCGCAAGAATGAGAGGTCTTGGAACGCGTCTGCCCATGGATGAAAGATGGGTAATAGAATCGCTTTCCGACTCCACGATATATCCTGCTGTTTACACTAATTCCAGGTATCTTCGCGCGCTCAAGATCGATCTTGGAACAATAGATCGTGAAATTATGGAGTACATTTTCGGGAACGGGGCGATGCCTGATCAAGACAAATACTCCCCAGAGGCAATGGATTCCATAGTAAATGCCAGGAAGGAAATGGATTACTGGTATGGTGTTGATGTCAGGCTCACATCTTACCCTCACCTGACAAATCACCTTGCATTCTATATTATGAATCACGCTGCCCTATTTACAGGTAAAAAATTGCCGTCATCCCTGATTATCTCCGGCATAATAACGGCAGATGGCAGAAAGATGTCAAAGAGCAAGGGGATAGGTGAATCTCTCCTTGTTGTTTCTAAAAAGTATTCTGCAGATATATACAGGTTGTATGTGACAGTGGGAGCGGATTTCTCTTCAACATTAGACTGGAACGAGGGGGACGTAAACGCACTCAAAAAGAGATATGATAACTTCATCCAGATACTTGAATCCTACAGCAGGTCTGAAGGCAGAATAAACAGTGCAGAGAAATGGTTTGTGTCCTCATTCTACATCCACCTGAGAAGTTATATCGAAAACATGGAAAAGTACAACATCAGATCTGCCTTTGTCAGCATTTTCTATGAGGTCATAAATGATCTTAGAAGATGCGAAAGCCGAGGTGGGCGTATAAACGTCGTCCTGGGGGAAGTCTTGCGGGACTGGTTGATTGCCCTCTCCCCTGCTATACCTCATACAGCTGAGGAGTACTGGCACAGGTTTATCCAGGATTCCTTCGTCTCCTCAGAGAAGCTGAATATGTCCTTCAAAGATAGGATTGACAGTTCAGTGATCGAGGAAGATGAATATGTCCAGAAACTCATTGACGACACAAGGTCCATAATGTCCATCACCAAGATTAACCCTGAAACCATCCTTATCACTGTTGCAGGAAATGAAATAAGAAAAGTTACTGAAATAATGATCAGGGGTGACTATTCGATCCTGAGCAAGCCACAGAAAGCTATGATATCGGATTTCAACAGGAACCGGAAGGGTATATCCGTTAGGGGACTTGATGAGAAAACTACCATTGAATCAAATATCGAGTATTTGCAGGCCATCCTGAATGCACGCGTTATCGTTAAGGTTTCAGATGAGCCGGTAAACGGAAAAGTGCCATGGCCCGGTCGGCCAATTATCACTCTCAGCCAATAA
- a CDS encoding arginine decarboxylase, pyruvoyl-dependent, which yields MSSLVPKKIFFTRGVGRGESQLLSFEEALRDAGIAPFNLSSISSIYPPYAETVSREEGLKLLTPGQILFTVLARNSDNELNRMISSAIGYAIPRDQSRWGYLSEHHSFGETEKVAGYFAEKLAAEMLASTMGLKDKLAWDEGKKEYVLEDKILTTKNICSTAVILRSGEWTTTVAAAVLIV from the coding sequence ATGTCTTCGCTTGTTCCCAAGAAAATATTCTTCACGCGCGGTGTAGGAAGGGGGGAGAGTCAGCTACTGTCCTTCGAGGAAGCTCTGAGAGATGCTGGTATCGCACCCTTTAACCTTTCGAGTATCAGCTCAATATACCCTCCCTACGCGGAAACTGTCTCCAGAGAAGAAGGTCTCAAATTACTTACACCAGGTCAGATACTTTTTACCGTTCTTGCAAGAAACTCTGACAACGAACTTAACCGGATGATCTCCTCTGCTATTGGATATGCAATTCCAAGGGATCAAAGCAGATGGGGGTATCTCAGTGAACATCACAGCTTTGGGGAAACCGAAAAAGTGGCGGGGTACTTTGCGGAAAAACTGGCAGCCGAGATGCTGGCAAGCACTATGGGACTAAAGGATAAACTTGCATGGGATGAGGGCAAAAAGGAATACGTCCTTGAGGATAAGATTCTCACCACGAAGAATATATGTTCTACTGCTGTAATTCTTAGATCAGGGGAATGGACTACCACAGTTGCCGCCGCTGTATTGATAGTATAG